From the Musa acuminata AAA Group cultivar baxijiao chromosome BXJ3-7, Cavendish_Baxijiao_AAA, whole genome shotgun sequence genome, one window contains:
- the LOC103992765 gene encoding RING-H2 finger protein ATL3, producing the protein MSSNNNTLIYPRGWRNGNEHGSSQSPEHDRRPIWRPSVPHTLIRRPEEDLYNPWRLFEERVRTGPFGLTRFPSRPHSPVRILVLSGSADDRVNPRLTQFIRDSPPRIRGEWHLGQAAEPEDQGLTAEEFKKAMGKLRKQVYSPPYPPRRAWKRGLFSRRTDTGADDAEEEDGKDCTICLEAFLPTDQVLVTPCNHMFHNDCLVPWVKSQGKCPVCRFVLCERKEGAPVRRSDGGANSNYFPRNASDLDDEELPLDLVTLIRAMEEAFGWVNYARAASHR; encoded by the exons ATGAGTTCCAACAACAATACCTTGATATACCCACGGGGTTGGAGGAATGGTAACGAGCATGGATCTTCGCAGTCGCCGGAACACGACCGCCGTCCGATCTGGCGGCCTAGCGTTCCTCATACCCTGATCCGACGGCCG GAAGAAGACCTGTACAATCCATGGAGATTGTTCGAGGAAAGAGTGAGGACGGGGCCTTTCGGCCTGACACG CTTCCCTTCGCGGCCTCATTCTCCGGTACGAATCCTGGTCCTCAGTGGATCCGCCGACGACAGGGTGAACCCCAGGCTGACGCAGTTCATCAGGGATTCGCCGCCGCGGATCAGGGGCGAGTGGCACCTCGGCCAGGCGGCGGAGCCGGAAGACCAGGGCCTGACGGCCGAGGAGTTCAAGAAGGCCATGGGCAAGCTCAGGAAGCAGGTGTACAGCCCTCCCTACCCCCCGCGGAGGGCGTGGAAGCGCGGCCTCTTCAGCAGGAGGACCGACACCGGCGCCGACGACGCGGAGGAGGAAGACGGCAAGGACTGCACCATTTGCTTGGAGGCGTTCCTGCCGACCGACCAAGTCCTGGTGACGCCATGCAACCACATGTTCCACAACGACTGCTTGGTGCCGTGGGTGAAGAGCCAGGGGAAGTGCCCGGTGTGCAGGTTTGTGCTCTGCGAGAGGAAGGAGGGCGCACCGGTCAGAAGAAGCGACGGAGGCGCCAATAGCAACTATTTCCCTCGCAACGCGAGCGATTTGGATGACGAGGAGTTGCCTTTGGACCTCGTCACGCTCATCAGGGCCATGGAAGAGGCCTTCGGTTGGGTCAACTACGCCCGCGCAGCTTCTCACCGCTAG
- the LOC103993017 gene encoding probable alpha,alpha-trehalose-phosphate synthase [UDP-forming] 7 gives MMSRSYTNLLDLASGNFSALSLGGRSRRMSRTMTVPGSLAGLDEDDDRAISVSSDVPSSIAQDRVIIVANQLPVRARRRPDGHGWSFAWDDDSLLLQLKGGLPDDMEVLYVGSLRVHVDPREQDEVAQALLERFRCVPAFLPADVNERFYHGYCKQALWPLFHYMLPFSSSEHRAGGRFDRALWESYVLANKLFSQRIIEVINPEDDYIWIHDYHLMALPTFLRRRFNRLRMGFFLHSPFPSSEIYRTLPVREQILKALLNCDVIGFHTFDYARHFLSCCSRMLGLEYQSKRGYIGLDYFGRTVGIKIMPVGVHMGQLQSVLRLPDKEQRVEELRRQFEGKTVLLGVDDMDVFKGINLKLLAFEHMLKLHPEWQGRAVLVQIANPARGRGKDVESIQEEIVQSCERINKAFGNKGYSPVVFIDRPVPLVERIAFYTIAECVVVTAVRDGMNLTPYEYIVCRQGISGADSGSNAECPRKSMLVVSEFIGCSPSLSGAIRVNPWNFETTGEAMNEAIALSDSEKQLRHDKHYKYVSTHDVSFWSKSFLHDLERTCKDHFRRRCWGIGLGFGFRVVALDPNFRKLSVDGIVSAYDKARSRAIFVDYDGTLVPQTSINKQPSAEIIRIINALCADKKNVIFVVSGRGRDSLGKWFSRCKKLGIAAEHGFFMRWTRDNEWEACSQSTDFGWMQMAEPVMKLYTEATDGSYMETKESALVWHHQDADPGFGSAQAKEMLDHLESVLANEPVLVKSGQFIVEVKPQGVSKGLVAEKILSSMMEDGRQADFVLCIGDDRSDEDMFEGIAGIMTRNLVAPHTSLFACTVGQKPSKAKYYLDDTTDVVSMLGALAESSETTSFPEEIPGPPPTLAENRTETSQ, from the exons ATGATGTCCAGATCGTACACCAACCTCCTCGACCTCGCGTCGGGGAACTTCTCGGCGCTCAGCCTCGGCGGCCGGTCGCGGCGGATGTCGCGCACCATGACGGTCCCCGGCTCGCTCGCTGGGCTCGATGAGGACGATGACCGCGCTATCAGCGTTTCCTCCGACGTGCCCTCCTCCATCGCCCAGGACCGCGTCATCATCGTCGCTAATCAGCTTCCTGTCCGCGCCCGCCGTCGTCCCGACGGCCACGGCTGGTCCTTCGCCTGGGACGATGACTCTCTGCTCCTCCAGCTTAAGGGCGGCCTCCCGGACGACATGGAGGTCCTCTACGTCGGCTCCCTCCGCGTGCACGTCGACCCCCGAGAACAGGACGAGGTCGCACAGGCCCTCCTCGAGCGGTTCCGGTGCGTGCCGGCCTTCCTCCCTGCCGACGTCAACGAGCGGTTCTACCACGGCTACTGCAAGCAGGCGCTGTGGCCTCTCTTCCACTACATGCTCCCCTTTTCCTCCTCCGAGCACCGCGCAGGCGGCCGCTTCGACCGCGCCCTCTGGGAGTCTTACGTCCTAGCCAACAAACTCTTCTCACAGCGGATCATCGAGGTGATCAACCCCGAGGACGACTACATCTGGATCCACGACTACCACCTTATGGCCCTCCCCACCTTCCTCCGTCGCCGCTTCAACCGCCTCCGCATGGGCTTCTTCCTCCACAGTCCCTTCCCCTCCTCGGAGATCTACCGCACTCTCCCCGTCCGCGAGCAGATCCTCAAGGCCCTTCTCAACTGCGACGTCATCGGCTTCCACACCTTTGACTACGCACGCCACTTCCTCTCGTGCTGCAGCCGCATGCTCGGCCTCGAGTATCAGTCCAAGCGGGGCTACATCGGCCTAGACTACTTCGGCCGCACCGTCGGCATCAAGATCATGCCCGTCGGCGTCCACATGGGCCAGCTGCAGTCCGTGCTCCGCCTGCCCGATAAGGAGCAGCGGGTCGAGGAGCTCCGGCGGCAGTTCGAGGGCAAGACCGTGCTTCTGGGGGTCGACGACATGGATGTCTTCAAGGGGATTAATCTGAAGTTGCTCGCATTCGAGCATATGCTGAAGTTGCACCCCGAGTGGCAAGGGCGGGCGGTCCTGGTCCAGATCGCCAACCCCGCACGCGGCCGAGGGAAGGACGTCGAGAGCATACAGGAGGAGATAGTGCAGAGCTGCGAGAGGATTAACAAGGCTTTCGGGAATAAAGGGTACAGTCCGGTTGTGTTCATCGATCGCCCTGTTCCCCTCGTCGAGAGGATCGCGTTCTACACCATTGCCGAGTGCGTGGTGGTCACGGCGGTCAGGGATGGCATGAACCTCACTCCCTACGAGTACATTGTCTGCAGACAGGGCATCTCTGGTGCTGATTCGGGTTCCAATGCAGAGTGCCCAAGGAAGAGCATGCTGGTGGTCTCCGAGTTCATCGGTTGCTCCCCGTCGCTGAGCGGTGCCATTCGCGTCAACCCGTGGAACTTCGAGACCACGGGCGAGGCGATGAACGAGGCCATCGCGCTCTCCGACTCGGAGAAGCAGCTGCGGCACGATAAGCACTACAAGTATGTCAGCACCCACGACGTCAGCTTCTGGTCCAAGAGCTTTCTGCATGATTTGGAGAGGACCTGCAAGGATCACTTCAGGAGGAGATGCTGGGGGATCGGTCTGGGGTTTGGATTCAGGGTGGTGGCTCTCGATCCCAATTTCAGGAAGCTCAGCGTGGATGGCATCGTGTCCGCCTACGACAAGGCAAGGAGTAGGGCAATATTTGTGGACTACGACGGCACGTTGGTTCCCCAGACATCCATCAACAAGCAACCCAGCGCAGAGATTATAAGGATCATCAATGCACTCTGTGCCGATAAAAAGAACGTGATCTTCGTTGTCAGTGGAAGAGGGCGGGACAGCTTAGGCAAATGGTTCTCTCGGTGCAAAAAGCTTGGGATTGCAGCTGAGCATGGCTTCTTCATGAg ATGGACCAGAGACAACGAATGGGAAGCCTGTAGCCAGAGCACAGACTTCGGGTGGATGCAAATGGCCGAGCCAGTGATGAAACTATACACGGAAGCCACAGATGGATCATATATGGAGACCAAAGAAAGTGCTTTGGTGTGGCACCATCAAGACGCTGACCCTGGCTTCGGATCTGCTCAGGCTAAGGAAATGCTCGACCATCTCGAGAGTGTGTTGGCAAACGAACCAGTCTTGGTGAAGAGTGGTCAGTTCATCGTCGAAGTGAAACCTCAG GGAGTCAGTAAAGGCTTGGTGGCAGAGAAGATCTTGTCGTCGATGATGGAGGACGGGAGACAAGCGGACTTTGTGTTGTGCATCGGGGATGACAGGTCGGACGAGGACATGTTCGAAGGCATTGCTGGCATCATGACGAGGAACCTGGTCGCCCCCCACACATCGTTGTTTGCTTGCACGGTGGGGCAGAAGCCAAGCAAGGCCAAGTACTATCTGGATGACACCACCGACGTGGTAAGCATGCTCGGAGCACTCGCTGAATCCTCTGAAACAACCTCCTTCCCCGAGGAGATCCCCGGACCACCACCCACGCTCGCCGAGAACAGAACCGAAACATCACAATGA
- the LOC103992764 gene encoding probable sugar phosphate/phosphate translocator At1g06470, producing the protein MEEKSREEEAVAAADTEVNAVEVGKEEDHHKPVLRRDPSFSRWCDVNGILRSNAAADAGSPETSSAAEESEEFELPLLHQGRSEEADAETEDQMRSQSFRQRCMCSGNANDSATKYAPLDIENGVHASDSIAKLQSLEQSKESPISAVIVFKTLFYILGWYTFSTCLTVYNKTLLGDHLGKFPAPLLMNTVHFSMQAILSNAIVYIQSRISESNRNTMSWKDYFIRVIPTAIATALDVNLSNESLVFISVTFATMCKSASPIFLLVFAFVFRLETPSFKLLGIILIISAGVLLTVAKETEFEFWGFLFVMLSAVMSGFRWCMTQILLQKEAYGLKNPIALMSYVTPVMALITAVLSLLLDPWQKFKGNNYFNSSKHIMQSCLLMLLGGALAFFMVLTEYILVSATSAVTVTVAGIVKEALTIMVAVFYFHDQFTWLKGFGLFTIMVGVSLFNWYKYHKLMKGQQTENEGTYSRSIDRAAKYVILDDMELQDA; encoded by the exons ATGGAAGAgaagagtagagaagaagaagcagttgCAGCAGCAGACACTGAAGTTAACGCCGTCGAGGTCGGTAAAGAAGAGGACCACCATAAGCCAGTGCTGCGCAGGGATCCTTCGTTCTCGCGGTGGTGCGACGTGAACGGGATCTTGCGATCGAATGCTGCGGCCGATGCTGGATCCCCGGAGACCAGCTCGGCGGCCGAAGAATCCGAAGAGTTCGAACTGCCGTTGCTCCATCAGGGCAGGTCCGAGGAAGCGGACGCGGAGACCGAGGACCAGATGAGATCCCAAAGTTTTCGCCAGAGATGCATGTGCTCGGGCAACGCGAATGACAGTGCAACGAAGTACGCTCCTCTGGACATCGAGAACGGTGTGCACGCCAGCGATTCGATAGCGAAGCTCCAGTCGTTGGAGCAGTCCAAAGAGAGCCCCATCTCTGCCGTGATCGTGTTCAAAACTCTGTTCTATATACTGGGCTGGTACACCTTCAGCACCTGCTTGACAGT GTACAATAAAACATTGTTAGGGGATCACTTGGGTAAATTTCCAGCTCCATTGCTGATGAATACAGTTCATTTTTCCATGCAAGCCATTTTATCCAATGCCATTGTGTATATTCAGTCTCGGATTTCTGAAAGCAACAGGAATACCATGTCATGGAAGGATTACTTCATCAGAG TTATCCCGACAGCTATTGCAACTGCATTGGATGTAAATCTGAGCAATGAGTCTCTTGTTTTCATATCTGTCACTTTTGCAACAATG TGTAAATCTGCCTCCCCGATATTTCTCCTTGTTTTTGCTTTTGTATTTAG GTTGGAGACTCCCAGTTTTAAGCTGTTAGGCATCATACTTATTATTTCTGCTGGTGTTCTGTTAACAG TTGCCAAAGAGACCGAGTTTGAATTCTGGGGCTTTCTTTTTGTTATGCTCTCAGCTGTAATGTCTGGTTTCCGCTGGTGCATGACTCAAATTCTGTTGCAG AAAGAGGCCTACG GTTTAAAGAATCCAATTGCTCTGATGAGCTATGTGACACCAGTAATGGCACTAATAACTGCAGTCCTCTCTCTCTTATTGGATCCATGGCAAAAGTTCAAGGGAAACAATTACTTTAATAGCTCAAAACACATAATGCAAAGCTGCCTACTTATGCTTCTTGGCGGAGCATTGGCATTTTTTATG GTTTTAACTGAATATATTCTCGTGTCAGCAACCAGTGCAGTAACAGTTACAGTAGCTGGCATTGTGAAGGAGGCTCTGACAATTATG GTTGCAGTATTTTACTTCCACGATCAATTTACCTGGTTAAAAGGATTTGGACTTTTTACAATTATGGTTGGGGTCAGTTTGTTTAATTGGTACAA ATATCACAAACTGATGAAAGGTCAGCAAACTGAAAATGAGGGAACATATTCTAGATCAATAGATAGAGCTGCAAAATATGTCATTCTTGATGATATGGAGCTTCAAGACGCTTGA
- the LOC135643718 gene encoding uncharacterized protein LOC135643718 codes for MGCAGSTPTKGEENTKKLRKPKPWKHNEPITRTHLKQMCDEFWDTAPHYGGQKEIWDALRAAAEADINLAQAIVDSAGIIISNADMTLCYDERGAKYELPKYVLSEPTNLIRDS; via the exons ATGGGCTGCGCTGGATCCACTCCCACCAAAGGAGAAG AGAATACTAAGAAACTCCGTAAACCAAAGCCCTGGAAGCATAATGAGCCAATAACCCGCACACATCTCAAGCAGATGTGTGATGAATTCTGGGATACTGCTCCTCACTATGGTGGCCAAAAAG AGATATGGGATGCACTCCGAGCTGCAGCGGAAGCTGATATAAACCTTGCACAAGCTATAGTGGACAGTGCAGGCATAATTATTTCAAATGCTGACATGACTCTCTGCTATGATGAAAGAG GTGCAAAATATGAACTACCGAAGTATGTTTTGAGCGAGCCTACTAATTTGATTCGAGATAGCTGA